One region of bacterium genomic DNA includes:
- a CDS encoding glycosyltransferase family 39 protein, whose amino-acid sequence MSDHLEIGIGTEFLRPEVPRASWWAREIQLAPSTVLGAVIALAIFLRFALLGRNSLWFDEMFVYHITRMSWSDMLLHLRLEDAHPPLYYALMKEWTGLAGTSEIALRTPSACFSAASVWLTYLLARRLSSERVALLAAFIVAVSPFEIMAGQEARMYPLLGTLGLASTLLLLTAVERGGWGRWAAYVAVSAAMAYTHYLSALVIGAQGVWMLRGERRVFWQWFAAAAATLAVVLPWMPSLWYQATNGHVWAWYRNPATLSMLGDLLALYSFGGTLFGLGTYFAVGSRPPLEELTILLPFLLALWWGLRSPAFHGRAAALVGTVFVMPIGIMFIVSLREPMFYMRWFSFLGPFYAMLTAAGVLALADRFRGQRDRIVALMVVGLLAYSVPVLSRYYFDPNYRLYNWRAAAELVRARVSPGDLILYNGPAAKIAFTYYFRGHNDSLDLTPVEALPSGSRRATFDSAWVRRLSVRYPRVWVITTLPFSPQMQQRLQSDLETGYRLVRIDDFKAVWVTLIVAKDAARAQ is encoded by the coding sequence ATGAGCGATCATCTCGAGATCGGGATCGGTACGGAGTTTCTCCGGCCGGAGGTTCCGAGAGCGTCGTGGTGGGCGCGAGAGATCCAGCTCGCTCCGTCCACGGTTCTGGGTGCGGTGATCGCCCTCGCGATTTTCCTCCGGTTCGCCCTGCTCGGTCGCAACAGCCTGTGGTTCGACGAGATGTTCGTGTACCACATCACCCGCATGAGCTGGTCTGACATGCTGCTCCATCTTCGCCTGGAGGACGCGCACCCTCCGCTGTACTACGCCCTGATGAAGGAGTGGACCGGGCTCGCCGGCACCAGCGAGATCGCATTGAGAACGCCCTCGGCGTGTTTCAGCGCGGCCTCGGTGTGGCTGACGTACCTTCTTGCGCGCCGGCTCTCGTCGGAGCGCGTGGCCCTGCTCGCGGCGTTCATCGTTGCGGTCTCGCCGTTTGAGATCATGGCCGGCCAGGAAGCTCGGATGTATCCGCTGCTGGGCACGCTGGGGCTCGCCTCGACACTGCTGCTTTTGACCGCCGTTGAGCGCGGCGGTTGGGGTCGCTGGGCGGCGTACGTGGCGGTGAGCGCCGCGATGGCCTACACGCACTACCTCAGCGCCCTGGTGATCGGCGCGCAAGGGGTGTGGATGTTGCGCGGCGAGCGCCGCGTATTCTGGCAGTGGTTCGCGGCTGCTGCAGCGACCCTGGCGGTGGTGCTTCCCTGGATGCCATCTCTCTGGTATCAGGCGACGAATGGACACGTCTGGGCCTGGTACCGGAACCCGGCTACGCTGTCGATGTTGGGCGACCTGCTGGCGCTCTACTCCTTCGGCGGGACCCTGTTCGGGCTTGGCACGTATTTTGCGGTTGGCTCCCGACCCCCGCTCGAAGAGTTAACTATTCTACTGCCGTTTCTGCTCGCGCTCTGGTGGGGCCTGAGGTCCCCCGCGTTTCACGGGCGCGCAGCTGCGCTGGTCGGCACAGTGTTCGTGATGCCGATCGGGATCATGTTCATCGTGTCCCTGCGGGAGCCGATGTTTTACATGCGGTGGTTCTCGTTTCTTGGGCCGTTCTACGCGATGCTGACGGCCGCGGGCGTGCTGGCCCTTGCCGACCGGTTCCGCGGGCAGCGAGACCGCATCGTTGCGCTGATGGTCGTCGGGCTCCTCGCGTACAGCGTACCCGTGTTGTCGCGGTACTATTTCGACCCCAACTACCGCCTGTACAATTGGCGTGCCGCCGCCGAGCTTGTGCGGGCTCGTGTGAGCCCCGGGGATCTCATCCTCTACAACGGTCCTGCCGCCAAGATCGCGTTCACGTACTACTTTCGCGGGCACAACGACTCGCTCGATCTCACCCCTGTTGAGGCGCTGCCTTCCGGCAGTCGCCGGGCCACGTTCGACTCGGCGTGGGTGAGACGTCTCAGCGTGCGCTATCCGCGGGTGTGGGTCATCACGACCCTGCCGTTTTCACCGCAGATGCAACAGCGGTTGCAATCCGATCTCGAGACCGGGTACAGATTGGTGAGAATCGACGACTTCAAGGCCGTCTGGGTGACGCTGATCGTCGCCAAAGACGCGGCGCGCGCTCAGTAG
- a CDS encoding prepilin-type N-terminal cleavage/methylation domain-containing protein — translation MFKWLHDKIRQEDRGFTLIELVVVLAIIGILIAAAVPLYLGARQKAYKAEASNALQEIKTMEWAYYQQYNTFVNGTLPSIGFVQPGNAKWTYTVGTGTAASVVATATGTTGTPVAGQTMTLTLSSDGSTQTSASF, via the coding sequence ATGTTTAAGTGGCTGCACGACAAGATCCGGCAGGAAGATCGGGGTTTCACCCTGATCGAATTGGTGGTCGTGCTCGCGATCATCGGCATTCTGATTGCGGCGGCGGTGCCGCTGTACCTCGGCGCCCGCCAGAAGGCCTACAAGGCCGAGGCGAGCAACGCGCTCCAGGAGATCAAGACCATGGAGTGGGCCTACTACCAGCAGTACAACACGTTCGTGAACGGGACACTCCCGTCGATCGGGTTCGTCCAGCCGGGTAACGCGAAGTGGACGTACACGGTGGGCACGGGGACCGCGGCGAGCGTCGTTGCGACCGCGACCGGGACTACAGGCACCCCAGTTGCGGGTCAGACGATGACCTTGACGTTGAGCAGCGACGGGAGTACGCAGACGAGCGCGTCGTTCTAG
- a CDS encoding prepilin-type N-terminal cleavage/methylation domain-containing protein codes for MRRRSRLHRNDRRGGFTLIELVVVLAIIAILVAAAVPLYLSARMKAYKAEAATVLQELKTLEWGYYQQYDAFTAVLASIGFQPPSSQIWSYGNPTVGPGVVTMSAIGSTGTAVANQSMSVVLSSDGSSSAAATF; via the coding sequence TTGCGCAGACGGTCCCGGCTCCACCGGAACGACAGGCGCGGAGGATTCACGCTGATCGAGCTCGTCGTCGTGCTGGCGATCATCGCGATCCTCGTTGCGGCGGCCGTACCACTCTACCTCAGCGCCCGAATGAAGGCGTACAAGGCCGAAGCAGCCACGGTCCTGCAGGAGCTCAAGACCCTCGAGTGGGGCTACTACCAGCAGTACGATGCGTTTACGGCCGTACTGGCGTCGATAGGGTTTCAGCCACCGAGCAGCCAGATCTGGTCGTACGGCAATCCCACGGTCGGCCCCGGGGTCGTGACCATGAGCGCTATCGGGAGCACGGGGACTGCGGTGGCGAATCAATCCATGTCGGTGGTGCTGAGCAGCGACGGGAGTTCGAGCGCGGCCGCCACGTTTTAG
- a CDS encoding glycosyltransferase family 39 protein → MTSQGDAMAMQRAAGQPAPSMAGRRGWTRDIHMSPSLIFSGILVLAAALRVVELGWHSVWLDEAFVVSVTRESWRGLLTTLRAADSHPPLYYLLIKAWTDVAGTGETALRFPSAFASVATVALTYALARRVAGTPAALLSAFLVAMSPFAIMAGQEARMYALLGMLAVGSTLALRTAVDEGGRLRWGVYALTAVLIAYTHYLGLLVLIGHGLWIVGYERKHTGAWLVSMAVVAAAFAPWLPALVHQTLHAPTSGWYRSGDLPMALADLAGLLAFGGSLVGTAGYLTWYTGGLGPLETIVLLFPFLVLLWFGGQALRARHSSLPLVALPALVPIAVLFGISLVHPMFVPRWFSFVAPFYAMVVAAGVWHIVERFEGRRDQAIVFLVAALFLYNGPALGEYYFAPDARPFQWRQAAAVVGDHVRPGDFFLYVSPADLPFRYYFRDPYPSTVLPSPEAPVATGGTLTAPGARDLARRYPRVWLVATLPFGGPAQDRLFSALNGVYGMVWHGDFGGAHVFLLERRGAAVR, encoded by the coding sequence GTGACGTCTCAGGGCGATGCCATGGCCATGCAACGGGCGGCCGGCCAGCCGGCGCCGTCGATGGCAGGGCGTCGGGGCTGGACCCGCGACATTCACATGAGTCCCAGCCTGATCTTCTCGGGTATCCTCGTGCTGGCGGCGGCGCTCCGCGTAGTCGAACTCGGCTGGCACAGCGTGTGGCTCGACGAGGCGTTCGTCGTCAGCGTTACGCGGGAGTCCTGGAGGGGTCTGCTGACGACCCTGCGGGCGGCGGATTCTCATCCTCCGCTCTACTATCTGCTCATCAAAGCCTGGACCGATGTGGCGGGGACGGGAGAAACGGCGCTGCGGTTCCCGTCGGCGTTCGCGAGCGTGGCCACGGTGGCGCTCACCTACGCGCTCGCGCGCCGCGTCGCGGGCACACCGGCAGCCCTCCTCAGCGCGTTCCTCGTGGCCATGTCTCCGTTTGCGATTATGGCCGGACAGGAAGCCCGGATGTACGCCCTCTTGGGCATGCTCGCAGTGGGCTCCACCCTCGCCCTCCGCACCGCAGTCGACGAGGGCGGACGGCTGCGCTGGGGCGTCTACGCGCTGACCGCGGTCCTCATCGCCTACACGCACTACTTGGGCCTGCTCGTCCTGATCGGCCACGGTCTCTGGATCGTGGGGTACGAGCGGAAACACACCGGTGCGTGGCTCGTGAGTATGGCCGTGGTGGCGGCGGCGTTTGCGCCCTGGCTGCCGGCGCTCGTGCACCAGACACTGCACGCCCCCACGTCCGGATGGTACCGGAGCGGCGACCTACCGATGGCGCTCGCGGATCTCGCGGGGTTGCTCGCGTTCGGCGGGTCGCTCGTCGGAACTGCGGGCTATCTCACCTGGTATACGGGCGGGCTGGGACCGCTCGAGACGATCGTCCTACTCTTCCCGTTTCTGGTGTTGCTGTGGTTTGGCGGGCAGGCGCTGCGAGCGCGCCATAGCTCGCTCCCGCTCGTCGCGCTCCCGGCACTCGTCCCGATCGCCGTGCTGTTCGGGATCTCGCTTGTCCACCCCATGTTCGTACCCCGCTGGTTCTCGTTTGTGGCGCCGTTCTACGCGATGGTGGTGGCCGCCGGGGTCTGGCACATCGTGGAGCGCTTTGAGGGCAGGCGGGACCAGGCGATCGTGTTCCTTGTCGCGGCGTTGTTCCTATACAATGGTCCGGCGCTCGGCGAGTACTACTTTGCTCCGGACGCCAGGCCGTTCCAATGGCGACAGGCAGCGGCGGTCGTGGGAGACCACGTGCGTCCCGGTGACTTCTTCCTGTACGTGAGCCCGGCGGATCTGCCGTTTCGATATTACTTCCGCGACCCCTATCCCTCGACCGTTCTCCCATCGCCCGAGGCGCCGGTCGCAACCGGCGGGACGCTCACCGCGCCGGGTGCGCGCGACTTGGCGCGCCGGTACCCACGTGTCTGGCTCGTGGCCACGCTGCCATTCGGCGGTCCGGCACAGGACCGGCTGTTTTCGGCGCTCAACGGCGTCTACGGCATGGTGTGGCACGGAGACTTCGGCGGAGCGCACGTGTTTCTGCTCGAGCGCCGCGGCGCGGCGGTGCGGTAG
- a CDS encoding prepilin-type N-terminal cleavage/methylation domain-containing protein codes for MEGEDAMYRRLRAKIRQEDRGFTLIELVVVLAIIGIMLAAAMPLYLNSRLSAYKAEANRTFEDVKTMEWGYYQQYNTFVNATPAAIGFAAPASANWNYSIGTGTAANIVASAAGVAGSPVVGKTMTLTLNSDGSVTTSSSF; via the coding sequence ATGGAGGGGGAAGACGCGATGTACAGGCGGCTGCGTGCGAAGATCCGGCAAGAGGACCGCGGGTTTACCTTGATCGAGTTGGTGGTGGTGCTTGCGATCATCGGCATCATGTTGGCGGCGGCGATGCCGTTGTACCTGAACTCCCGGCTCAGCGCCTACAAGGCCGAGGCCAACCGCACATTTGAGGATGTTAAGACGATGGAGTGGGGGTACTACCAGCAGTACAACACGTTCGTGAACGCGACTCCGGCGGCGATCGGCTTTGCGGCGCCGGCCAGCGCCAACTGGAACTACTCCATCGGAACGGGTACGGCGGCGAACATCGTGGCGAGCGCGGCGGGAGTGGCGGGGAGCCCCGTCGTCGGGAAGACGATGACCTTGACGCTCAACAGCGATGGAAGCGTCACGACCAGCTCGTCATTCTAG
- a CDS encoding type II secretion system F family protein: protein MAVFEYTARDNSGKLLAGALEGDSEAIVAQKLWDMGFFVTALHQKKKSQNVEDIFRRWRGVGLKDLVVFSRQFATMINAGLSLVRTLTILEEQVTQPILKETIGHIRVDIEGGSTLSAALAKHPRVFNNLYVNMVRAGEAGGVLDDVLLRLATFLEKEMALRHKIKSAMTYPILLAVAALSALMFMTIVIIPQFADFFKQLGGNAPLPIPTQIAVGVSLIIRHFWWLATIVIGGTVFALRRYVRTRVGREQYDRLKLRLPVLGPLVKKIVVARFTRTFGTLVSSGVPIMRALEVVGQAIDNSVLGRAVDSIRSSIREGESIAIPLGASGIFPLMVVQMVRVGEETGALDNMLNKVADFYDSEVEAAVASLTSILEPLMIIGMGAVIGGLLLALYLPIFGLANAIK from the coding sequence ATGGCTGTGTTTGAGTACACGGCGCGGGACAACAGCGGCAAGCTCTTGGCCGGCGCGCTGGAGGGCGACAGCGAGGCGATCGTGGCCCAGAAGCTCTGGGACATGGGGTTCTTCGTCACGGCGCTCCATCAGAAGAAGAAGTCGCAGAACGTCGAGGACATCTTCCGGCGCTGGCGCGGCGTCGGGCTGAAGGACCTCGTGGTGTTCAGCCGGCAGTTCGCGACGATGATCAACGCCGGCCTCTCGCTCGTGCGGACCCTCACGATTTTGGAAGAGCAGGTGACGCAGCCGATCCTCAAGGAGACGATCGGGCACATCCGCGTCGACATCGAGGGCGGGTCCACCCTGAGCGCCGCGCTCGCGAAGCATCCACGGGTGTTCAACAACCTGTACGTGAACATGGTGCGCGCCGGTGAGGCCGGCGGCGTGCTCGACGACGTCCTACTGCGGCTTGCCACCTTCCTCGAGAAGGAGATGGCGCTGCGCCACAAGATCAAGTCGGCGATGACCTACCCGATCCTGCTGGCGGTCGCGGCGTTGAGCGCCCTCATGTTCATGACGATTGTCATCATCCCGCAGTTCGCCGACTTCTTCAAACAGCTCGGGGGCAACGCGCCGCTGCCGATCCCGACTCAGATTGCCGTCGGGGTGAGCCTGATCATCCGGCACTTCTGGTGGTTGGCGACCATCGTGATCGGGGGCACCGTCTTCGCCCTACGCCGGTACGTCCGCACGCGGGTCGGCCGCGAGCAGTACGACCGGCTCAAGCTACGCCTGCCGGTGCTCGGACCGCTCGTCAAGAAGATCGTTGTGGCGCGCTTTACCCGCACGTTCGGCACGCTCGTCAGCAGCGGCGTCCCGATCATGCGGGCGCTCGAGGTGGTCGGCCAGGCGATCGACAACTCGGTACTGGGGCGTGCCGTCGACTCGATCCGCTCGAGCATCCGCGAGGGCGAGAGTATTGCGATCCCGCTTGGAGCCAGCGGCATCTTCCCGCTCATGGTCGTCCAGATGGTGCGGGTCGGCGAGGAGACGGGCGCCCTCGACAATATGTTGAACAAGGTCGCCGACTTTTACGACTCCGAAGTAGAGGCGGCCGTGGCCAGCCTGACCTCCATCCTTGAACCGCTCATGATCATCGGCATGGGGGCCGTGATCGGCGGCCTGCTGCTCGCGCTCTACCTCCCCATCTTCGGACTCGCGAACGCGATCAAGTAA